The stretch of DNA TTCCTCAACGAGGGGGACGAGCCCATCGTCAAGGTGCTCGACATCGACAACCGCAACCGGGTGAAGCTCACCATCAAGGAGATTACCCCGGAAGAGAAGGCCGCCTTCGAGGCCGAGGAGGCCGCCGAGCCAGCGCTGTAAGTGACCGTCTTCGGCGGGCCGCAAGCGCCAAGGAGCAAGGCGTAAGGAAAACCGCCGCCAGGGTCATGCCCTGGCGGCGGTTTTCTATTGGCAGAAAAGAAGATGCCCCGGACATAATGTCCGGGGCATGCGGTCCTGCTGGTTGTCTGGCGTGCGTGTTCGACTAGCGCTCGATGGCCAGGGCCACGCCCTGTCCGCCGCCGATGCACAGGGTCGCCAGGCCCTTCTTGGCATCGCGGGCGATCATCTCGTGCACCAGGGTCACCAGGATGCGGCAGCCGGAGGCGCCGATGGGGTGGCCGATGGCGATGGCGCCGCCGTTGACGTTGACCTTTCTGACATCCCAGCCCAGCTCCTTGTTGACCGAGAGCGCCTGGGCGGCGAAGGCCTCGTTGGCCTCGACCAGGTCGAGGTCGTCCAGGCTCCAGCCGGCCTTCTCGAGGCAGCGGCGGGTGGCCGGGGCCGGGCCGATGCCCATGATGGACGGGTCGACGCCGGCATTGGAGTAGGCGGCGATGCGCGCCAGCGGCTCGAGGCCCAGGGCCTTGGCCTTCTCGGCGGAGCAGAGCATCACCACGGCGGCGCCATCGTTGATGGAGGAGGCGTTGCCGGCGGTGACGGTGCCGTCCTTCTTGAAGGCCGGGCGCATGCCGGCGAGCTTCTCGGCGGTCACGTCACGCGGGCCCTCGTCGGTGTCGAAGACCACCGGGTCGCCCTTGCGCTGGGGGATCTCCACCGGGACGATCTGGCCCTTGAACTTGCCCTCGCGGATGGCCGCGGCGGCCTTCTGCTGGGAGGCGGCGGCGAACTCGTCCATCGCCTCGCGGGTGATGCCGTACTTCTCGGCCAAGTTCTCGGCCGTGATGCCCATGTGGTAGTTGTTGAAGGCGTCCCACAGGCCGTCGTGGACCATGGTGTCGACGGCCTTCCAGTCACCCATGCGCTGGCCGGTGCGCGAGTTGGGCAGCACGTGCGGCGAGGCCGACATGTTCTCCTGGCCGCCGGCGATGATCAGCTCGGCGTCGCCGCAGCGGATCGCCTGGGTCGCCAGGTGCAGGGCCTTGAGGCCGGAGCCGCAGACCTTGTTGATGGTCATGGCGGGAACCGCGTCCGGCAGGCCGGCCTTGATGGACGCCTGGCGGGCGGGGTTCTGGCCGACCCCCGCGGTCAGCACCTGGCCGAGCAGGACCTCGTCCACCTGGTCGCCGGCGACGCCGGTGGAGGACATGATGTCCTTGATGACATGGGCTCCGAGGTCACTGGCGGGAATGCCGGCCAGGGAGCCGCCGAAGGAGCCGACGGCGGTACGGCGTGCGGCAACGATCACCACGTCTTGCATGCGGGATACTCCTGAAGAATAGGTAGCGGACTGGCGGCCGTGTCTGGAGGACACCCTGCACGCGATGACGTCTCAGACAGAGCCGGGTCCTCCAGCATAGGGGAGTATTGTGCGTCGCGGCAATGCTTCCATGGCCGTAGGCGGGAGGGAAGCGGCACGGGCACCCCGAGACGGGGTGCCGGGGGAGGGCTCAGGCCAGCTGGACGGGGATGGCGTTGCTGGTGTGGCTGACGACATTGCCTTCCTGGAGGTAGACCAGGGCCGGCTGGTGGCGGTCGAGCTCCGCCTCGCTGTAGTGGGCGTAGCTGCAGATGATCACCCGCTGCCCCTCGGTGGCGAGGTGGGCGGCCGCGCCGTTCACCGAGATGATCCGTGAGCCTTCCTCGGCGCGGATGGCGTAGGTGGTGAAGCGCTGGCCGTTCTCGACGTTGTAGATCTGGATCTGCTCGTTCTCGCGGATCCCGGACATGTCCAGCAGCTCACCGTCGATGGCGCAGGAGCCTTCGTAGTTGAGGACGGCATGGGTGACGCGGGCCATGTGCAGCTTGGCCTTGAGCATGATGGTCTGCATGGGACGAGGGTTCCTCTGTTCTCGATGCCGCGCACTCAGCGCGGCAGGGTCAGGCTCAGGTTGTCGATCAGTCGGGTGGTGCCCAGGCGGGCCGCAGCGAGCAGCACGGCCTGCCGGGTGGTCGTCGTGACCGGGCTCAGGTCGGCGGCGCGCAGCTCCAGGTAGTCCGGGGCGAAGCCGGCCTTTTCCAGCCGGGCGAGGCCGTCGGCCAGGGCGGCGTCGGGCTCGGCGCCATCCTCCAGGGCCTCGCGCAGCGCACACAGGGTGGCGTAGAGCGCCGGTGCGATGGCGCGCTGGGACGCATCCAGGTAGCCGTTGCGCGAGGAGAGCGCCAGGCCGTCCTCGGCGCGCACGATGGGCACGCCCGCGATCTCCACCGGCAGGTGCAGGTCGGCCACCAGGCGGCGAATCACCGCCAGCTGCTGGTAGTCCTTCTCGCCGAAGCAGGCCACGTCGGGCTGCACCAGGTGGAAGAGCATGGTGACGACGGTGGCGACACCGTCGAAGTGACCGGGCCGGTCGCCGCCACACAGCCCCTCGCTGACCTCGGGCACGTAGACGCGGGTCTGGGCCTCGAGGCCGCGGGGGTAGATGGTGGCGGAGTCCGGGGCGAACAGCAGCTGGCAGCCGGCCGCCTCGAGCTTGTGCTGGTCCTCCGCGAGGGTGCGCGGATAGGCGTCGAGGTCCTCGCCGGGCCCGAACTGCATCGGGTTGACGAAGATCGTCGCCACCACCAGGTCTCCCCGCCGCCGGGCTTCCGCCACCAGGGCCAGGTGGCCCTCATGGAGGTTGCCCATGGTCGGAACCAGGGCAATGCGCAGGCCGCGGCGACGGGCGTCGT from Halomonas aestuarii encodes:
- a CDS encoding acetyl-CoA C-acetyltransferase, whose protein sequence is MQDVVIVAARRTAVGSFGGSLAGIPASDLGAHVIKDIMSSTGVAGDQVDEVLLGQVLTAGVGQNPARQASIKAGLPDAVPAMTINKVCGSGLKALHLATQAIRCGDAELIIAGGQENMSASPHVLPNSRTGQRMGDWKAVDTMVHDGLWDAFNNYHMGITAENLAEKYGITREAMDEFAAASQQKAAAAIREGKFKGQIVPVEIPQRKGDPVVFDTDEGPRDVTAEKLAGMRPAFKKDGTVTAGNASSINDGAAVVMLCSAEKAKALGLEPLARIAAYSNAGVDPSIMGIGPAPATRRCLEKAGWSLDDLDLVEANEAFAAQALSVNKELGWDVRKVNVNGGAIAIGHPIGASGCRILVTLVHEMIARDAKKGLATLCIGGGQGVALAIER
- the panD gene encoding aspartate 1-decarboxylase; protein product: MQTIMLKAKLHMARVTHAVLNYEGSCAIDGELLDMSGIRENEQIQIYNVENGQRFTTYAIRAEEGSRIISVNGAAAHLATEGQRVIICSYAHYSEAELDRHQPALVYLQEGNVVSHTSNAIPVQLA
- the panC gene encoding pantoate--beta-alanine ligase, with the translated sequence MRTLHEIAPLRETLDDARRRGLRIALVPTMGNLHEGHLALVAEARRRGDLVVATIFVNPMQFGPGEDLDAYPRTLAEDQHKLEAAGCQLLFAPDSATIYPRGLEAQTRVYVPEVSEGLCGGDRPGHFDGVATVVTMLFHLVQPDVACFGEKDYQQLAVIRRLVADLHLPVEIAGVPIVRAEDGLALSSRNGYLDASQRAIAPALYATLCALREALEDGAEPDAALADGLARLEKAGFAPDYLELRAADLSPVTTTTRQAVLLAAARLGTTRLIDNLSLTLPR